AGTGCAGGTGGTCGCAAATTGCGACCACATAATCATAGAGGAGATGAGCCTAGGAATATGAAAAGTGAAGTGGCTTTAATACCTGCCCAGCGGATCGAACGGGTGATCTATCTGATTCGCGGACAGAAAGTTATGCTGGACAGAGATTTGGCTCAACTCTACGGTGTTGAGACAAGAGTATTAAATCAGGCAGTTCGTCGGAACAAGGACCGTTTCCCAAATGACTTCATGTTCACATTGACCCGCCAAGAGATTCGGGACTTATCACAATCTGTGATAAGTCCCGGTTTAAAACATGCTCCGAATGTCTTTGCCTTCACAGAGCAAGGTGTGGCCATGTTGTCGAGTGTATTGAATAACCCGAGGGCGATCAAAGTGAATTTAGAAATCATGCGTGCTTTTGTCCGCCTCAGGGGTATGATGACGTCACAAAAAGAAGTGGCAAGAAAACTAGTGGAATTGGAAAAGCACCTTCAAGATCATGATGAGCAGATTCAAACCATTTTTACGGCCATCCGCCAACTGATGGCCCCAAAGGAAACACCAAAAAAGCGAATCGGTTTCCAATTAAAAGAAAAACGGGCTGCTTATTGGGCAAAGGGATGAATGAGAGTTTTAATTATGAAAGAAAAGGCTTTTGTCAAGAATAAAGATTCGATCCCCAGAAAC
This genomic window from Deltaproteobacteria bacterium contains:
- a CDS encoding ORF6N domain-containing protein; this translates as MKSEVALIPAQRIERVIYLIRGQKVMLDRDLAQLYGVETRVLNQAVRRNKDRFPNDFMFTLTRQEIRDLSQSVISPGLKHAPNVFAFTEQGVAMLSSVLNNPRAIKVNLEIMRAFVRLRGMMTSQKEVARKLVELEKHLQDHDEQIQTIFTAIRQLMAPKETPKKRIGFQLKEKRAAYWAKG